From the genome of Desulfobaculum xiamenense, one region includes:
- a CDS encoding transporter substrate-binding domain-containing protein — protein MSNILRRMVLTVLALALVCAMGTGTGFCADKAVFVFDREFIPMSFVRNQKPMGFEVEIFDAALAGTGITISYVPMKDWERAQSDLAGGVAHIASGMTRTHLRDRLFIYPQTPTFTLALKFFVKESSGITDVGAIRGRTVAVIRDSLYQRLLQEFGGVIVKLYDSGDAALKALVMGETEAYFGADLVTFDIIGREHYSDLRAVGMSLATVPVYYALYKGQADLRETVERGLARIHADGTYDRIYRKWFVPELSAAEMTALLESARGARGAAYLPNRGKGGGAAVLTRTGRTYVAGDVNGGPAGGYTALESALLQAVAAGDLEIRAVTAVDPEGRARILSGRERQLVREFGRGVLVMWEPNPGEYDMWMISRMLPFGGSATAR, from the coding sequence ATGTCAAATATTCTGCGCCGCATGGTCCTGACCGTTCTGGCTCTCGCGCTCGTGTGCGCCATGGGCACGGGCACGGGCTTCTGCGCGGACAAGGCCGTCTTCGTGTTCGACAGGGAGTTCATCCCCATGTCGTTCGTGCGCAACCAGAAGCCCATGGGCTTCGAGGTCGAGATATTCGATGCCGCCCTCGCGGGGACGGGCATCACCATCAGCTATGTGCCCATGAAGGACTGGGAGCGCGCGCAGTCCGATCTGGCCGGGGGCGTGGCGCACATCGCCTCGGGCATGACGCGCACGCATCTGCGCGACAGGCTGTTCATCTACCCGCAGACGCCGACCTTCACCCTCGCGCTCAAGTTTTTCGTCAAGGAGTCCTCGGGCATCACGGACGTGGGGGCCATTCGCGGGCGCACCGTGGCCGTCATTCGCGATTCGCTCTATCAGCGCCTGCTTCAGGAATTCGGCGGGGTCATCGTCAAGCTCTACGATAGCGGGGACGCGGCGCTCAAGGCGCTGGTCATGGGCGAGACCGAGGCCTATTTCGGCGCGGATCTCGTGACGTTCGACATCATCGGACGCGAGCACTATTCCGACCTGCGCGCCGTGGGCATGTCCCTCGCCACGGTGCCCGTCTACTATGCGCTCTACAAGGGGCAGGCGGACCTGCGCGAAACCGTGGAGCGTGGGCTCGCCCGCATCCATGCCGACGGCACCTACGACCGCATCTACCGCAAGTGGTTTGTGCCGGAGCTTTCCGCCGCCGAGATGACGGCGCTGCTGGAGTCCGCGCGCGGCGCGCGCGGCGCGGCCTATCTGCCGAATCGCGGCAAGGGCGGGGGCGCGGCGGTGCTGACCCGTACGGGCAGGACCTACGTGGCCGGAGACGTCAATGGCGGACCAGCGGGCGGGTACACGGCCCTCGAATCCGCCCTGTTGCAGGCCGTGGCGGCGGGCGATCTGGAAATCCGGGCCGTGACGGCGGTGGACCCGGAGGGCCGGGCGCGCATCCTCTCCGGGCGCGAGCGCCAGCTCGTGCGCGAGTTCGGGCGCGGCGTGCTGGTGATGTGGGAACCAAACCCCGGCGAGTATGACATGTGGATGATTTCGCGGATGCTGCCCTTTGGCGGCTCGGCAACGGCACGATGA